The genomic segment TATCTCGGCAAGGTTCTCGTCGGTTCCACCGATATCCGCGTCGATGATCCGGAAACGGTGCGCTGCGAGGCGGACGAGCGGGATTATATCCTGCAATCGCTCGCCTTCGTGCTGCCTGATATCACCATCCGGCCGCAGCAGATCGTTTTCCAGTTTTCCGGCGTGCGGCCGCTGCCGGCCAGCACCGACAGTTTTACCGGACGCATCCCGCGCGATCATTTCTGCACGGTGCTGGAGCCGTCCGGGGGCGGGCCGCCGGTGCATTGCATGATCGGCGGCAAGTGGACGACATTCCGGTCCTTCGGAGAACTGGCGGCCGACATGGCTCTGGAAGGGCTAGGCAGAGGGCGCAGCGTTGCGACAACCGATCGGCCGATCGGCGGCGGGCGGGCATTTCCCGCCAACAAATCCGCCTGGCTTGCGCAGGTGGCGTCCGCCAAAGGCCTTTCCGGCGGGCGCATGGCTGAGTTGTTCGCCCGGTACGGCACGGATGCTGAGGCGATTGCCGGTTTCATCGCGGCAGGCCCCGATGCAGCGCTGCCGCACGCCGGCTATTCGGTGCGCGAATTGCAGTTGCTGATCCGCGATGAAGCAGTGGAGCATCTCGACGACCTGCTTTTGCGGCGCACCACGCTCGCCGTTTCGGGCGAGCTTTCGCTCGACATGATGGATGCCGCGCTCGACCTGCTGGCGCAGGAAAAGCGCTGGACGCCGGGCCACCGTGCCAGTGAGCGTCACCGTTTTCTCACCCTTCTCAACGAACGCCACGGCGTCAACGAAGACATGCTTTCCGCAAGGAACGAACCAAGGAGCACAGAATGCGACACAACAGCAAAGTCCGGATGAACCGGCTGTTCGACGGCGGCCGCTGCCTCGACGTGGCGATCGATCACGGCGTTTGCAATGAGCCATCCTTCCTCGACGGGCTGGAGGATATTCAGGCCGTCGTCAACGCCTTGGTCGCTGCCGGGCCGGATGCGATCCAGATGAATTACGGCCAGGCGGACCTGCTGCAGGACGTGCCCGGCAAGGCCAAGCCGGCGCTGGTCATGCGCATCGACATGGGCAATCCTTATAACCGCGTTCGCCATCGCGAGATGTGGGCGGTGCTGCAGAACGAGTCCGAGCCGTTGATCGGCGCGATCGAGATGGACGCGGCCTGCGTCGTCGTTAACCTGTTCATGCTGCCGGACGAGCCGGACCTGTTCCGCCAGTGCGTTGCGAATATTTCCCGCGTGCGGGCCGATTGCGACAAATATGGCATGCCGCTGATGATCGAGCCGCTGGTGATGCAGCCGGTCACCGCAAAGGGTGGTTACATGGTCGATGGCGATGCCGACAAGATCGTTACGTTGACCCGGCTCGCCCGTGAGATGGGCGCCGACATCGTCAAGGCGGATCCGACCACCCATGCCGAGGATTTCCACAGGGTGGTGGAAGCGGCCCGGTGCCCGGTTCTCGTCCGCGGCGGCGGCAAGGAAGATCTTCGCGCCGTCTTCGACAAATCGGCGGCCTTGATGCGACAGGGCGCTGTGGGCATGGTCTATGGCCGCAACATCTATCAGCACGCCAATCCGAGTGCCGTGGTGCGCGGGCTGATGGCGATCGTGCACGAAGATGCGAGCGGCGAACAGGCCTTTGCGCTCTATCAGCAGGGCTGAGAGCGATTTCGAACCTTCGGAGGGGTTCTGCATGGGAGATTATCTTTTGGGGCTCGACGCCGGAAATACCGTCATTAAGGCGGTGATTTTCGACCGGCACGGCAACGAGGTCGCGGCTGCCTCCGAGGAGGGGCACAGCCGCATGCCGAGCCCCGGGCATGTCGAGCGGGGGCTGGACGAACTCTGGATGAATGCACGGCAGGTCATCCGCGCCTGCATCGAAAAGGCAAAGATCCGGCCGGAGGAAATCGCCGCGATCGGCTGCGCCGGGCATGGCAACGGTCTCTATGCGCTTGACCGCGACGGCGCTCCGCTGCTCGCCATCCAGTCACTCGACACGCGGGCGGCCGGGCTGGTCGACGAATGGCGGGAGGCCGGCGTCGGAGAGCGGACCTATCCGATTGCCCGCCAGCGTCCTTGGCCGTCCCAGACGCCGACATTGCTTGCCTGGCTTAAGCGTTACCGGCCGGAGCTTTTCAGCCGCATCGGCACGGTGTTCTTCTCCAAGGATTTTATCGTCAACCGCCTGACCGGTCGCCGCGTCAGCGAGGTTTCCGACATGTCAGGGGCCGGTTTGCTCGATCTTGCCGCGCGCCGCTACGACAAGGCGCTGATGGAGGCTTATGGACTGGGCGATTGCATGGATCTCCTGCCGCCGCTCATCGAAAGCGCCGACATTGCCGGCACGGTCACGGAAGAGGTGGCGACGCAGACCGGGCTGGCTGCCGGCACGCCGGTGGTCGGCGGGCTGTTCGACGTAGTCGCCTCGGCGCTCGGCTCGGGCGTTTCGTGCACCGGCAGTGCCTCGATCATTGCCGGCACCTGGAGCATCAACCAGGTTATCATCGACGGTCCCGACCTCGACGGGCCGGTGTTCATGTCCTCGACCTTCGATCGCACGCGTTACATGGCGATGGAGAACAGCGCCACCTCGGCTGCCAATCTCGAATGGCTGGTGCGGGAGTTCTTCGAAGGCGAGCATGCGGAAGGCGTTTCCCCTTTCGATGCCTGCTGCGCGCTGGCTGCGGTGATCAAGCCCGCCGCAGACGACCCGCTCTATCATCCCTATCTCTACGGCGCCCAGCAGGACGGCCACGCACGCGCCGGCTTCTACGGTCTTGCCGGTTGGCACACCAAGGGGCATCTGGTTCGCGCGCTTCTCGAAGGTGTCGCCTTCGGCCATCGCCAGCATATCGAGGCGATCCGAAAGGCCGGCGCTGATTTCAACGAAGCCGTGCTGTCCGGCGGCGGCTCGCGCAGCCTGATCTGGCCGCAGATCTTTGCCGATGTGCTCGGCGTTCCCGTCACCGTCGCCCGCTCGCGCGAAACCGGTGCGCTGGGGGCGGCGATTGCGGCTGGAATCGGCGTCGGCATCTTCGCGGACTTCGGCACTGGTGCAGCGGCGATGGTGCAGACCGAGCGGCATTACCGGCCGGATGTCTCGCTTGAGGGGCATTATGCGCGACGTTACGCTCTCTATCTTGAAATCGCCGAGGCGATGGCGCCGCTCTGGCGGCGTCTGACGGCAGTCGCGCCGGCGGCAGCGGGAGTGGCGGCGTGAACATGCGTGTGAATGATGCCGCCATTGATGCGGGAAGCTATGATTACATCATCGTCGGCGCGGGATCGGCGGGATGTGTTCTGGCCAACC from the Rhizobium sp. NZLR1 genome contains:
- a CDS encoding aldolase, with the protein product MNRLFDGGRCLDVAIDHGVCNEPSFLDGLEDIQAVVNALVAAGPDAIQMNYGQADLLQDVPGKAKPALVMRIDMGNPYNRVRHREMWAVLQNESEPLIGAIEMDAACVVVNLFMLPDEPDLFRQCVANISRVRADCDKYGMPLMIEPLVMQPVTAKGGYMVDGDADKIVTLTRLAREMGADIVKADPTTHAEDFHRVVEAARCPVLVRGGGKEDLRAVFDKSAALMRQGAVGMVYGRNIYQHANPSAVVRGLMAIVHEDASGEQAFALYQQG
- a CDS encoding FGGY-family carbohydrate kinase — protein: MGDYLLGLDAGNTVIKAVIFDRHGNEVAAASEEGHSRMPSPGHVERGLDELWMNARQVIRACIEKAKIRPEEIAAIGCAGHGNGLYALDRDGAPLLAIQSLDTRAAGLVDEWREAGVGERTYPIARQRPWPSQTPTLLAWLKRYRPELFSRIGTVFFSKDFIVNRLTGRRVSEVSDMSGAGLLDLAARRYDKALMEAYGLGDCMDLLPPLIESADIAGTVTEEVATQTGLAAGTPVVGGLFDVVASALGSGVSCTGSASIIAGTWSINQVIIDGPDLDGPVFMSSTFDRTRYMAMENSATSAANLEWLVREFFEGEHAEGVSPFDACCALAAVIKPAADDPLYHPYLYGAQQDGHARAGFYGLAGWHTKGHLVRALLEGVAFGHRQHIEAIRKAGADFNEAVLSGGGSRSLIWPQIFADVLGVPVTVARSRETGALGAAIAAGIGVGIFADFGTGAAAMVQTERHYRPDVSLEGHYARRYALYLEIAEAMAPLWRRLTAVAPAAAGVAA